From a region of the Deinococcus sp. KSM4-11 genome:
- a CDS encoding family 43 glycosylhydrolase produces MTTSPPRRRVARERLGRLRRVPLSNLLLRQEYVIAVGHTDTLRDLPGRAWTSTVTRDLVTDAVAEYVADPFLLRRDGLYHLFFEVLNLQTGRGELSVAHSRDLAHWTYGGVILREAWHLSYPYVFEHDGEVYLIPESAEHRAVTLYRATGFPRRWQKVTDLLTGAPYVDSSIFRDGLEDGHWWLVTSLEEGGAPLVYRAESLTGPWDAVDVHGPTDARRLRSAGRIFLRAGAWHRPVQRRGQVYGEDVWLMRIDLMDGTYRETLATDIPQPLLAPHGEGWNSLGMHHMDVHPEDGGFLATVDGKALILDLNLRRTWLRLRNKLLGIGRS; encoded by the coding sequence GTGACCACCAGTCCACCACGCCGGCGCGTGGCCCGGGAACGCCTGGGCCGCCTGCGGCGCGTGCCCCTGTCGAATCTGCTGCTGCGCCAGGAGTACGTGATCGCCGTGGGCCACACCGATACCCTGCGCGACCTGCCCGGACGCGCGTGGACGTCCACCGTGACCCGTGACCTCGTGACGGACGCCGTGGCGGAATACGTCGCCGATCCGTTCCTGCTGCGGCGGGACGGACTGTATCACCTGTTCTTCGAAGTCCTGAATCTGCAAACCGGGCGCGGGGAACTGTCGGTGGCGCACTCCAGGGATCTGGCGCACTGGACGTATGGCGGCGTGATCCTGCGTGAAGCGTGGCACCTGTCGTACCCGTACGTGTTCGAACATGACGGCGAGGTGTACCTGATTCCCGAGAGCGCGGAGCACCGTGCCGTGACCCTGTACCGCGCGACCGGATTCCCGCGCCGCTGGCAGAAGGTGACGGACCTGCTGACCGGCGCGCCCTACGTGGATTCCTCGATCTTCCGGGACGGCCTGGAGGACGGGCACTGGTGGCTGGTGACCTCGCTGGAGGAGGGCGGTGCGCCGCTGGTCTACCGCGCCGAGTCGCTGACCGGCCCGTGGGACGCCGTGGACGTGCACGGCCCCACCGATGCACGCCGGCTGCGCTCGGCAGGCCGGATCTTCCTGCGAGCGGGAGCGTGGCACCGGCCGGTGCAGCGGCGGGGGCAGGTGTACGGTGAGGACGTGTGGCTCATGCGGATCGACCTCATGGACGGCACCTACCGCGAGACGCTGGCCACGGACATTCCGCAGCCGCTGCTCGCGCCACACGGTGAGGGCTGGAACTCGCTGGGCATGCACCACATGGACGTGCACCCCGAGGACGGCGGCTTTCTGGCTACCGTAGACGGCAAGGCCCTGATCCTCGACCTGAACCTGCGGCGCACCTGGCTTAGGCTCCGGAACAAGCTGCTGGGGATCGGCCGTTCATGA